Proteins encoded by one window of Mycolicibacterium cosmeticum:
- a CDS encoding MlaE family ABC transporter permease: MASSDAVPDVVAKPVRAFGGFFSMTLDVFVLMWRPPFAWREFILQAWFVARVSILPTLMLTIPYTVLLTFTFNILLTEFGAADFSGTGAALGTVSQIGPIVTVLVIAGAGATAMCADLGARTIRDELDALRVMGINPIQALVIPRVLAATTVSLALSATVVLVGLTGAYFFCVYIQHVSPGAFVAGLTLVTGPADVVIALAKAALFGLAAGLIACYKGISVGGGPAGVGNAVNETVVFTFMTLFAINVVATAVGVKATM, translated from the coding sequence ATGGCCTCCTCCGACGCGGTGCCCGACGTCGTCGCAAAACCCGTGCGCGCGTTCGGCGGCTTCTTCTCGATGACGCTGGACGTCTTCGTGCTGATGTGGCGGCCGCCGTTCGCCTGGCGTGAATTCATCCTGCAGGCCTGGTTCGTCGCGCGGGTGTCGATCCTGCCGACGCTGATGCTCACCATCCCGTACACGGTGCTGCTGACCTTCACCTTCAACATCCTGCTCACCGAATTCGGCGCGGCCGACTTCTCCGGGACGGGCGCCGCCCTGGGCACCGTCAGCCAGATCGGACCGATCGTCACCGTGCTGGTGATCGCCGGCGCCGGCGCCACCGCCATGTGTGCCGACCTGGGCGCGCGCACGATCCGCGACGAGCTGGACGCCCTGCGCGTCATGGGCATCAATCCCATTCAGGCACTGGTGATTCCGCGCGTGCTCGCGGCGACGACGGTATCGCTGGCGCTGTCGGCCACGGTGGTGCTGGTGGGCCTGACGGGGGCGTACTTCTTCTGCGTGTACATCCAGCACGTATCGCCGGGCGCCTTCGTCGCCGGCCTCACCCTGGTGACCGGTCCGGCCGACGTGGTCATCGCGCTGGCCAAGGCCGCGCTGTTCGGCCTCGCGGCCGGCCTGATCGCCTGCTACAAGGGCATTTCGGTGGGTGGTGGTCCCGCCGGTGTCGGTAACGCCGTGAACGAGACGGTGGTGTTCACGTTCATGACGCTGTTCGCCATCAACGTCGTCGCGACGGCGGTCGGTGTGAAGGCCACGATGTGA
- a CDS encoding TetR/AcrR family transcriptional regulator encodes MPPECSLDEERGRIIDATYECLLEPHEGPVPVAAILARAGVSSRAFYRHFESKDELFLAMLQNLTAALSGWLDDIARGPGTPAEQLRAWIGQMFALATEPLVSSYLAVMESDEMRSAKGYPYVRELARTDRERSLAEILRRGVQDGSFPLAEPEVDAVAINALVSRQLTVPVPVDPASVDVAERRVLGFAMRALGAGKL; translated from the coding sequence GTGCCGCCAGAATGTTCCCTCGACGAGGAACGCGGCCGCATCATCGACGCCACCTACGAGTGCCTGTTGGAGCCCCACGAGGGCCCGGTACCGGTGGCGGCGATCCTGGCCAGGGCAGGCGTGTCCAGCCGAGCGTTCTACCGGCATTTCGAGTCCAAGGACGAGTTGTTCCTGGCGATGCTGCAGAACCTGACGGCGGCGCTGTCGGGCTGGCTGGACGACATCGCGCGCGGGCCAGGCACGCCGGCCGAGCAGCTGCGCGCCTGGATCGGCCAAATGTTTGCTCTGGCGACCGAACCGTTGGTCTCCAGCTATCTCGCGGTGATGGAATCCGACGAGATGCGGTCCGCCAAGGGCTATCCGTACGTCCGCGAACTCGCGCGCACCGATCGGGAACGGTCACTGGCCGAAATTCTGCGCCGCGGCGTTCAGGATGGCTCATTTCCGCTGGCCGAACCCGAGGTTGACGCCGTCGCGATCAACGCGTTGGTCAGCAGACAGCTCACGGTGCCGGTCCCGGTCGATCCGGCGTCGGTCGACGTCGCCGAGCGGCGAGTGCTCGGTTTCGCCATGCGCGCGCTCGGTGCTGGCAAATTATGA
- a CDS encoding alpha/beta fold hydrolase yields the protein MPVSTADSAPQTVTFRGVDDLTLVADEWNAGIETDLPTVLLLHGGGQNRHSWKNTGQILALGPGKHAGMHVVALDSRGHGDSDRSPTANYSVETLCADTLQVLYQIGRPVVLIGASMGGLTGILAAHEAGPNLVTKLVLVDVVPRFEKDGSARIRDFMFNHVHGFDSLEQAADAVAEYLPHRPKPRSAEGLKKNLRLRNGRWYWHWDPAFLTKPGDDPFARVDKLEQAAMNLTVPILLIRGRLSDVVSEEGVRDFLAKVPAAEFVELSDAGHTAAGDDNDAFTNVVVDFVTR from the coding sequence ATGCCCGTGAGCACAGCAGACAGCGCACCGCAGACGGTCACGTTCCGTGGTGTCGACGACCTGACCCTGGTGGCCGACGAATGGAACGCCGGCATCGAGACCGACCTGCCAACCGTCCTGCTGCTGCACGGGGGCGGCCAGAACCGGCACTCGTGGAAGAACACCGGGCAGATCCTGGCCCTGGGTCCGGGAAAACACGCAGGCATGCACGTGGTGGCGCTGGACAGCCGCGGGCACGGCGACAGTGACCGGTCCCCCACCGCCAACTACTCCGTCGAGACGCTGTGCGCCGACACCTTGCAGGTGCTCTACCAGATCGGCAGGCCGGTGGTGCTCATCGGCGCCAGCATGGGCGGGCTGACCGGCATCCTGGCCGCCCACGAAGCCGGCCCCAACCTGGTGACCAAGCTGGTGCTCGTCGACGTGGTGCCGCGGTTCGAAAAGGACGGCAGTGCCCGCATCCGCGATTTCATGTTCAACCACGTGCACGGCTTCGACTCGCTGGAGCAGGCCGCCGACGCGGTGGCCGAGTATCTGCCGCATCGGCCGAAACCCCGTAGCGCCGAAGGGTTGAAGAAGAACCTGCGGCTGCGCAACGGCCGGTGGTACTGGCATTGGGATCCGGCGTTTCTCACCAAGCCCGGCGATGACCCGTTCGCCCGGGTGGACAAGCTGGAGCAGGCGGCGATGAACCTCACCGTGCCGATCCTGCTGATCCGCGGCCGGCTCTCCGATGTGGTGTCCGAGGAGGGGGTCCGCGACTTCCTGGCCAAGGTGCCGGCCGCCGAGTTCGTCGAGTTGTCCGATGCCGGGCACACCGCCGCCGGCGACGACAACGACGCCTTCACCAACGTCGTGGTGGACTTCGTCACCCGGTGA
- a CDS encoding Vgb family protein translates to MTAITVLGSPELDAPSGLIHAFGDIWFTSIGNHRIGRVRDGVVQTFADAAIKLPANIFPASDGRVWFTALGSDALGAVDPEAPDPSSTVVMYPLPEGSRPVALKSGPDGRLWFSLRGRDAVGALDPRAPAGSLQLFDAPSIAGPAALFVTPDGAVWWVNSSSGTIGVLDPSTGAVSAIPVPGSPRAWCQSADGRLWLTTRDPAGLLSLHPDGPFNAAAPVTDSRLVAPDGVWVGRDGAVWLADTGANAIGRYLPATDQWSFLGGLPHVNGPFDIKDGPDGALWFTNKAGNTIGRITPPDPTAIETP, encoded by the coding sequence GTGACCGCCATCACGGTATTGGGCAGCCCGGAACTGGACGCACCGTCGGGATTGATCCACGCGTTCGGCGATATCTGGTTCACCAGTATCGGCAACCACCGCATCGGCCGCGTGCGCGACGGTGTCGTGCAGACATTCGCCGACGCCGCTATCAAGCTGCCCGCCAACATCTTTCCCGCATCCGACGGCCGGGTGTGGTTCACCGCCCTGGGCTCGGACGCGCTGGGTGCCGTCGATCCGGAGGCCCCGGATCCGTCGTCGACCGTCGTCATGTACCCGCTACCCGAGGGCAGTCGGCCGGTGGCCCTGAAGTCCGGTCCCGATGGGCGCCTGTGGTTTTCGCTGCGCGGCCGGGACGCCGTCGGAGCCCTGGACCCGCGCGCCCCGGCCGGCTCGTTGCAACTGTTCGACGCCCCCAGCATCGCCGGGCCGGCCGCGTTGTTCGTCACCCCCGACGGCGCGGTGTGGTGGGTGAATTCGTCGTCGGGAACCATCGGCGTACTCGACCCGTCGACCGGCGCGGTGAGCGCGATACCGGTGCCGGGCAGCCCACGCGCGTGGTGTCAGAGCGCCGACGGCCGGCTCTGGCTGACCACTCGCGACCCGGCGGGTCTGCTGTCGTTGCACCCCGACGGTCCGTTCAACGCCGCGGCACCCGTGACCGATTCCCGGTTGGTCGCACCGGACGGCGTGTGGGTGGGACGCGACGGCGCGGTGTGGTTGGCCGACACCGGGGCCAACGCGATCGGCCGGTATCTCCCGGCGACCGACCAATGGTCGTTCCTCGGTGGCCTGCCGCACGTGAACGGCCCCTTCGACATCAAGGACGGCCCGGACGGTGCGCTGTGGTTCACGAACAAGGCAGGTAACACCATCGGACGGATAACGCCGCCGGATCCCACGGCGATAGAGACGCCATAG
- a CDS encoding DUF4232 domain-containing protein: MKIVARSLPVVAIALLAGCTAQQSPTAPTVTVTATPAASPTPTATPVPVPPVTPVTVTVAPSQAPPEPPQQVGPCSDDALEVTNGAMESANTQRRVVVSFRNASQQACTMVGYPGADLVTPAGGVLINIPRRPANAAPRLTLQPGEVGSADVLTSMIDTETGNSCARWGQLVVTPPNDVVARTLPIDLPICGASISSVG, encoded by the coding sequence ATGAAGATCGTCGCTCGGTCGCTGCCCGTGGTGGCGATCGCCCTGCTTGCCGGATGCACCGCCCAGCAGTCGCCGACCGCTCCGACGGTCACGGTCACCGCGACGCCGGCCGCCAGCCCCACGCCCACCGCGACACCGGTACCCGTTCCTCCCGTGACGCCCGTGACCGTCACGGTCGCGCCGTCACAGGCACCCCCTGAGCCACCGCAGCAGGTCGGGCCGTGTTCCGACGATGCGCTCGAAGTGACCAACGGAGCAATGGAATCCGCCAACACGCAACGGCGGGTGGTGGTGTCGTTCCGGAACGCGTCGCAGCAGGCCTGCACCATGGTGGGTTATCCGGGTGCAGATCTGGTGACACCGGCCGGCGGGGTGCTGATCAACATCCCGCGACGGCCGGCCAACGCAGCGCCGCGTCTGACGTTGCAGCCCGGTGAGGTCGGCAGCGCCGACGTGCTCACCTCGATGATCGACACCGAAACCGGGAACTCGTGCGCCCGCTGGGGTCAACTGGTGGTCACCCCGCCCAACGACGTCGTCGCGCGCACCCTGCCGATCGACCTGCCGATCTGCGGCGCCAGCATCAGTTCGGTGGGCTGA
- a CDS encoding VOC family protein, with translation MKFVSTRLITADVGRLVAFYEQVTGVAAVWANELFAEIPTPVGTLAIGSDKTVPLFGAGSAEAAANRSAIIEFIVDDVDAEYERLRGSVGEVVTEPTTMPWGNRALLFRDPDGNLVNLFTPVADAARAKFGVVSPPN, from the coding sequence ATGAAATTTGTGTCGACGCGCCTCATCACCGCCGACGTCGGCCGGCTGGTCGCGTTCTACGAGCAGGTCACCGGGGTCGCAGCGGTATGGGCCAACGAGTTGTTCGCCGAGATCCCGACACCGGTCGGCACCCTGGCCATCGGCAGCGACAAAACGGTGCCGTTGTTCGGCGCGGGATCCGCGGAAGCGGCCGCCAACCGCAGCGCGATCATCGAGTTCATCGTCGACGACGTGGACGCCGAATATGAGCGGTTGCGGGGCAGCGTCGGCGAGGTGGTCACCGAGCCCACGACAATGCCGTGGGGCAACCGGGCGCTGCTTTTCCGCGACCCCGACGGCAATCTCGTCAACCTGTTCACCCCGGTGGCCGACGCGGCGCGGGCCAAGTTCGGGGTCGTCAGCCCACCGAACTGA
- the eutC gene encoding ethanolamine ammonia-lyase subunit EutC: MSSDELARQQFWDELRTTTQARIGLGRAGNGLPTREVLALNAAHAAARDAVHLPLEVEQLAASVGEIGIGTPATVTSQATSRGEYLRRPDLGRSPADLSAVPESPTDIGFVLADGLSPTAVMHHGVPLLRELVTQLGQTYSLAPPVIATQARVALGDHIAARGGYGTLLVIIGERPGLSVSDSLGIYLTHRPRPGCTDADRNCISNIHPPDGLGYQEAARVAVSLVAGARQLGRSGVALKDTSRGVAVGPGAGAQLL, from the coding sequence ATGAGCTCCGACGAATTGGCCCGGCAGCAATTCTGGGACGAGCTGCGCACCACCACCCAGGCCCGGATCGGGCTGGGCCGCGCCGGAAACGGACTGCCGACCCGAGAGGTGCTGGCGCTCAACGCTGCCCACGCCGCCGCCCGGGACGCCGTGCATCTGCCCTTGGAGGTCGAGCAGCTGGCCGCGAGCGTCGGTGAGATCGGCATCGGCACGCCGGCGACCGTCACCAGTCAAGCGACATCGCGGGGTGAGTATCTGCGCCGGCCCGACCTCGGCCGTAGCCCGGCCGACCTGTCGGCGGTGCCCGAGAGCCCGACCGACATCGGTTTCGTACTCGCCGACGGACTGTCACCGACCGCGGTGATGCACCACGGCGTCCCGCTGCTGCGGGAACTGGTGACCCAACTCGGGCAGACGTATTCGTTGGCGCCGCCGGTGATCGCCACACAGGCGCGGGTGGCCCTCGGTGATCACATCGCCGCCCGGGGTGGCTACGGGACGCTGTTGGTCATCATCGGGGAGCGGCCCGGCCTGTCCGTCTCGGACAGCCTGGGCATCTACCTGACGCATCGGCCCCGCCCGGGGTGCACTGATGCGGATCGCAACTGCATCTCCAACATCCATCCACCTGACGGGTTGGGGTACCAGGAGGCCGCTCGTGTGGCGGTCAGTCTGGTGGCCGGCGCGCGGCAACTCGGACGCTCCGGGGTGGCGCTCAAGGACACGTCGCGGGGTGTCGCTGTCGGGCCGGGTGCGGGCGCGCAGCTGTTGTAG
- a CDS encoding ethanolamine ammonia-lyase subunit EutB: MIYRQQIGGVGYRFDGLVEVLAKATPLRSGDQLAGCAASSDAERAAAAWTLADLPLQTFLDEEVVPYDDDEVTRLIFDTHDRGAFADISHLTVGGFRDWLLDNASRDDGARRIAAVGPGVTPEMAAAVSKIMRNQDLIAVAAATQVTAAFRTTVGLPGTLATRLQPNHPTDDPRGIAAAVLDGLLLGCGDAVIGINPATDSPHATADLLYLLDSIRSRYDIPAQSCVLSHITTTIGLIEEGVPVDLVFQSIAGTEGANTAFGVNIDLLREGNAAARSLRRGTVGDNVMYLETGQGSALSSGAHLGVGGKPVDQQTLETRAYAVARDLRPLLVNTVVGFIGPEYLYDGKQIIRAGLEDHFCGKLLGLPMGVDVCYTNHAEADQNDMDNLLTLLAAAGVAFVITVPGADDVMLGYQSLSFHDVLATRRTLGLRPAPEFEDWLRGIGMIDAAGRLTPFDVTQSPLRSLTSAGAL; the protein is encoded by the coding sequence GTGATCTACCGGCAGCAAATCGGCGGTGTCGGTTACCGCTTCGACGGCCTGGTCGAGGTGCTGGCGAAGGCCACACCGCTGCGGTCGGGTGATCAGCTGGCCGGATGCGCGGCCTCCTCCGATGCCGAAAGAGCGGCGGCGGCATGGACATTGGCTGATCTCCCGTTGCAGACGTTCCTCGACGAAGAGGTCGTGCCGTACGACGACGACGAAGTGACCCGGCTGATCTTCGACACCCACGACCGCGGCGCCTTCGCCGACATCTCGCATCTGACCGTCGGTGGGTTCCGGGACTGGCTGCTGGACAATGCGTCTCGCGACGACGGAGCGCGGCGCATCGCGGCCGTCGGTCCTGGTGTCACCCCCGAGATGGCGGCCGCGGTCAGCAAGATCATGCGCAACCAGGATCTGATCGCGGTCGCGGCCGCCACCCAGGTCACCGCCGCGTTCCGGACGACGGTCGGACTGCCGGGGACGTTGGCCACCCGGCTGCAGCCGAACCATCCGACCGACGACCCGCGGGGAATCGCCGCGGCGGTGCTCGACGGACTGCTGCTCGGCTGCGGTGACGCGGTCATCGGCATCAACCCGGCCACCGATTCGCCGCACGCCACAGCCGATCTGCTGTATCTGCTGGATTCGATCCGGTCCCGCTACGACATTCCCGCACAATCGTGCGTGCTGTCGCACATCACCACCACCATCGGGCTGATCGAGGAGGGCGTGCCGGTCGATCTGGTGTTCCAGTCGATCGCCGGCACCGAAGGGGCCAACACCGCGTTCGGGGTGAACATCGACCTGCTGCGCGAAGGCAACGCCGCGGCGCGGTCGTTGCGCCGCGGCACGGTCGGCGACAACGTGATGTACCTGGAAACCGGTCAGGGTTCGGCGCTGAGTTCCGGTGCGCATCTCGGTGTCGGCGGCAAGCCCGTCGACCAGCAGACGCTGGAGACCCGGGCCTACGCCGTCGCCCGCGACCTGCGGCCGCTGCTGGTCAACACCGTGGTCGGTTTCATCGGTCCCGAATACCTCTATGACGGGAAGCAGATCATCCGGGCCGGCCTGGAAGATCATTTCTGCGGCAAGCTGCTCGGCCTGCCGATGGGGGTCGACGTCTGCTACACCAACCACGCCGAAGCCGACCAGAACGACATGGACAACCTGCTGACGCTGCTGGCCGCTGCCGGGGTTGCCTTCGTCATCACCGTGCCCGGCGCCGATGACGTCATGCTCGGCTACCAGAGCCTGTCCTTCCACGACGTGCTGGCCACCCGGCGGACCCTCGGGTTGCGCCCCGCACCGGAATTCGAGGACTGGCTACGCGGTATCGGCATGATCGACGCGGCCGGCCGACTGACGCCGTTCGACGTCACCCAGTCGCCGCTGCGATCACTGACCTCGGCGGGGGCGTTATGA
- the eat gene encoding ethanolamine permease, whose product MTTSHGAVEEHLESAGYLQKRQLKSGSAGWILLAGLGVSYVVSGDYSGWNFGLAQGGFGGLAIAAVVIAGMYLALVLGMAELSSALPAAGGGYTFARRALGPWGGFATGTAILIEYAIAPAAIATFIGAYVESLGLFGITDGWWVYLAAYVLFIGIHLSGVGEALKVMFVITAIALVGLVIFAAFAAGHFDATNLTNIPVDADAAGASTFLPHGYLGIWAAIPFAIWFFLAIEGVPLAAEETANPERNVPRGIIAAITVLLITCAGVLILTTGAGGAEQMSSSGNPLVEALGNGTAAKVVNYIGLAGLIASFFSIIYAYSRQLFALSRAGYLPTRLSLTNSRKAPTLALIVPGVVGFLLSLTGKGALLLNMAVFGAALSYVLMMVSHIVLRWREPEMRRPYRTPGGAITTGFALVIAVLAVIATFLVDSVAALSCLVVFAAFMAYFALYSRHRLIANSPDEEFAMLAEAESELK is encoded by the coding sequence GTGACGACAAGTCACGGCGCGGTGGAGGAACACCTCGAGAGCGCCGGCTATCTGCAGAAGCGGCAGCTCAAATCCGGCAGTGCCGGCTGGATCCTGCTGGCCGGACTGGGCGTCAGCTATGTGGTGTCGGGTGACTACTCCGGCTGGAATTTCGGTCTGGCACAAGGCGGATTCGGCGGTCTGGCCATCGCCGCGGTGGTGATCGCCGGCATGTACCTGGCTCTGGTCCTGGGCATGGCGGAACTGTCCTCGGCCTTGCCCGCCGCGGGCGGCGGCTACACCTTCGCCCGCCGTGCCCTCGGACCCTGGGGCGGATTCGCCACCGGCACAGCCATTCTCATCGAGTACGCCATCGCGCCGGCCGCCATCGCCACGTTCATCGGCGCCTACGTCGAATCCCTCGGGCTGTTCGGCATCACCGACGGGTGGTGGGTCTACCTGGCCGCCTACGTCCTGTTCATCGGAATCCATCTCTCCGGCGTCGGTGAAGCGCTCAAGGTCATGTTCGTCATCACCGCCATCGCACTGGTCGGGCTGGTCATCTTCGCCGCCTTCGCCGCCGGGCACTTCGACGCCACCAACCTGACCAACATCCCCGTCGACGCCGACGCCGCGGGGGCCTCGACGTTCCTGCCGCACGGCTACCTGGGCATCTGGGCAGCCATCCCGTTCGCGATCTGGTTCTTCCTGGCCATCGAAGGGGTTCCGCTCGCCGCCGAGGAGACCGCCAACCCGGAACGCAATGTGCCCCGCGGCATCATCGCGGCGATCACCGTGCTGCTGATCACGTGTGCCGGCGTGCTGATCCTCACCACCGGCGCAGGCGGCGCCGAACAGATGTCGTCATCGGGCAACCCGCTGGTCGAGGCACTCGGTAACGGCACGGCCGCCAAGGTGGTCAACTACATCGGTCTGGCCGGCCTGATCGCCAGCTTCTTCTCGATCATCTACGCCTATTCTCGGCAGCTGTTCGCGCTGTCACGCGCGGGGTATCTGCCAACCCGGCTGTCGCTCACCAACTCTCGCAAGGCGCCCACCCTGGCCCTGATCGTTCCCGGCGTCGTCGGCTTCCTGCTGTCGCTCACCGGAAAGGGCGCGCTGCTGCTGAACATGGCCGTCTTCGGTGCCGCGCTGAGCTACGTACTGATGATGGTCAGCCACATTGTGCTGCGCTGGCGCGAGCCCGAGATGCGTCGGCCCTACCGCACCCCCGGCGGTGCCATCACTACCGGGTTCGCCCTCGTCATCGCCGTTCTCGCGGTCATCGCGACCTTCCTGGTGGACAGCGTCGCCGCGCTGTCCTGCTTGGTGGTGTTCGCCGCGTTCATGGCGTACTTCGCCCTGTACAGCCGGCACCGCCTGATCGCCAATTCCCCCGACGAGGAATTCGCGATGCTGGCCGAGGCGGAGAGCGAACTCAAGTGA
- the adh gene encoding aldehyde dehydrogenase — MTVYARPGAEGALMSFKSRYENFIGGQWVAPASGRYFENRTPVTGQVFCEIPRSDEADVEAALDAAHAAAPGWGKSSPAQRAVLLNKIADRIEENLESIALAESWDNGKPIRETLNADIPLAIDHFRYFAGAIRAQEGTLSEIDEDTVAYHFHEPLGVVGQIIPWNFPILMAVWKLAPALAAGNAVVLKPAEQTPASILYLFELIGDLLPAGVVNIVNGFGVEAGKPLASSNRIAKIAFTGETTTGRLIMQYASQNLIPVTLELGGKSPNIFFNDVLAENDAYQDKALEGFTMFALNQGEVCTCPSRSLIQADIYDEFLALAAVRTKAVRQGDPLDTETMIGAQASNDQLEKILSYIEIGKSEGAQVVTGGERAQLGGDLNGGYYVAPTIFTGNNKMRIFQEEIFGPVVAVTSFTDYEDAISLANDTLYGLGAGVWSRNGNTAYRAGRDIKAGRVWTNCYHQYPAHAAFGGYKQSGIGRENHHMMLDHYQQTKNLLVSYSETAAGFF, encoded by the coding sequence GTGACTGTTTATGCACGCCCGGGCGCTGAGGGCGCTTTGATGTCTTTCAAGTCTCGTTATGAGAATTTCATCGGGGGGCAGTGGGTGGCGCCTGCTTCGGGCCGGTATTTCGAGAATCGGACGCCGGTGACGGGGCAGGTGTTTTGTGAGATTCCGCGTTCGGATGAGGCCGATGTGGAGGCGGCGTTGGATGCTGCGCATGCGGCGGCGCCGGGGTGGGGTAAGTCCAGTCCGGCGCAGCGGGCGGTGTTGTTGAACAAGATCGCTGATCGGATCGAGGAGAATCTGGAGTCGATCGCGTTGGCGGAGTCCTGGGATAACGGTAAGCCGATCCGGGAGACGTTGAACGCCGATATTCCGTTGGCGATCGATCATTTCCGGTATTTCGCGGGGGCGATCCGTGCTCAGGAGGGCACGTTGTCGGAGATCGATGAGGACACGGTGGCGTATCACTTCCATGAGCCGTTGGGGGTGGTGGGGCAGATCATTCCGTGGAATTTCCCGATTTTGATGGCGGTGTGGAAGTTGGCGCCGGCGTTGGCGGCCGGGAACGCGGTGGTGCTCAAGCCGGCCGAGCAGACCCCGGCTTCGATTCTGTATTTGTTCGAGTTGATCGGGGATTTGTTGCCGGCGGGGGTGGTCAACATTGTCAACGGGTTCGGGGTGGAGGCCGGTAAACCGTTGGCGTCCTCGAACCGGATCGCCAAGATCGCGTTCACCGGGGAGACGACCACGGGCCGGTTGATCATGCAGTACGCCAGCCAGAACCTGATCCCGGTGACGTTGGAGTTGGGGGGTAAGTCGCCGAATATTTTCTTCAACGATGTGTTGGCCGAGAATGATGCGTATCAGGACAAGGCGTTGGAGGGGTTCACGATGTTCGCCCTGAATCAGGGTGAGGTGTGCACGTGCCCGTCGCGCAGTCTGATTCAGGCTGATATCTACGACGAATTCCTCGCACTGGCCGCGGTGCGGACGAAGGCGGTGCGGCAGGGGGATCCGTTGGATACCGAGACGATGATCGGGGCGCAGGCCTCCAATGATCAGTTGGAGAAGATTCTGTCCTATATCGAGATCGGCAAGAGTGAGGGTGCTCAGGTGGTGACCGGGGGTGAGCGCGCGCAGCTCGGTGGGGATCTCAATGGTGGTTATTATGTGGCGCCGACGATTTTCACCGGGAACAACAAGATGCGGATTTTCCAGGAGGAGATTTTCGGGCCGGTGGTGGCGGTGACGTCGTTCACCGATTATGAGGATGCGATCTCGTTGGCCAATGACACCCTGTACGGGTTGGGGGCCGGGGTGTGGAGCCGCAACGGTAACACCGCGTATCGGGCCGGGCGTGATATCAAGGCCGGTCGGGTGTGGACGAACTGCTATCACCAGTACCCCGCCCATGCCGCGTTCGGTGGGTACAAGCAGTCCGGTATTGGTCGGGAAAACCACCATATGATGCTCGATCACTACCAGCAGACCAAGAACCTGCTGGTCAGCTACAGCGAAACCGCCGCCGGCTTCTTCTAA
- a CDS encoding sigma-54-dependent transcriptional regulator family protein produces the protein MKPPPDAARPTPDVIVAGQTPLRRFVAESWQRSLAIGVDPDSGAREAAQAARLSELRNSHPLAATLPVIRKLLVDYAVDSGVVVAVTAADGTMLWVEGDPEACRKVAAMNFVPGADWSEQGAGTNAPGTALALDREVQINGHEHFSRLVRPWTCTAVPVHDPMTGLVVGSIDLTGGSSIASAQTLALVRATAVAVEHRLALSYSHIPPTPVVSPGRLTVLGPDRPSWHTVDEQGRARAQQLSGRHAEILVLLLQHSEGLSGDHLAMLLDERELDAVTIRAELSRLRRIVGADMIGSRPYRLLGPMDSDMGEVFAALRRGDVNAALDSYRGQLLPRSGSPAVARLRTELSASVRGAVLAASSAGDVHVLRRWLDLPEARDDRHGWQALHDHRGADELTRAQTRGHLTALDTALS, from the coding sequence GTGAAGCCGCCGCCCGATGCTGCACGCCCTACTCCCGACGTGATCGTCGCGGGGCAAACACCGTTGCGCCGCTTCGTCGCGGAGAGTTGGCAGCGCAGCCTGGCGATCGGTGTCGACCCCGACAGCGGAGCCCGGGAAGCCGCCCAGGCGGCCCGGCTGTCGGAACTGCGCAACAGCCATCCGCTGGCCGCCACCTTGCCGGTGATCCGCAAACTGCTGGTGGACTACGCCGTCGACTCCGGCGTCGTCGTGGCCGTCACCGCCGCCGACGGCACCATGCTGTGGGTGGAAGGCGATCCGGAAGCGTGCCGCAAGGTGGCCGCGATGAACTTCGTCCCCGGCGCCGATTGGAGCGAACAGGGCGCGGGCACCAACGCCCCCGGCACCGCACTGGCGCTGGACCGCGAGGTGCAGATCAACGGGCACGAGCACTTCTCCCGGCTGGTCCGGCCATGGACCTGCACGGCAGTGCCGGTGCACGATCCGATGACCGGTCTGGTGGTGGGCAGCATCGACCTCACCGGTGGCTCCTCGATCGCCTCGGCCCAGACGCTGGCTCTGGTCCGCGCCACCGCCGTGGCCGTCGAGCACCGACTTGCTTTGTCCTACAGCCATATTCCGCCGACTCCGGTTGTGTCGCCGGGCCGTCTGACGGTGCTCGGCCCGGACCGGCCGAGCTGGCACACCGTCGATGAGCAGGGACGCGCCCGCGCCCAGCAGCTCTCCGGCCGGCACGCCGAGATTCTCGTGCTGCTGCTGCAGCATTCCGAGGGGCTCAGCGGTGACCACCTCGCCATGCTTCTCGACGAACGTGAACTGGACGCCGTCACCATCCGAGCGGAACTGTCGCGGCTGCGCCGCATCGTCGGCGCCGACATGATCGGCTCCCGGCCGTATCGGCTGCTCGGCCCGATGGACAGCGATATGGGGGAGGTCTTCGCGGCGCTGCGCCGCGGCGACGTCAACGCCGCGCTGGACAGCTACCGCGGACAGCTGCTGCCGCGGTCGGGCTCACCGGCCGTCGCGCGGCTGCGCACCGAATTGAGCGCCAGCGTGCGCGGCGCGGTGCTGGCCGCCAGTTCGGCCGGTGACGTGCACGTTCTGCGCCGATGGCTGGACCTGCCCGAGGCGCGCGATGACCGCCACGGCTGGCAGGCCTTGCATGATCACCGCGGCGCCGACGAACTGACCCGGGCCCAGACCCGTGGGCACCTGACCGCGCTGGACACCGCCTTGTCCTGA